From the genome of Neomonachus schauinslandi chromosome 5, ASM220157v2, whole genome shotgun sequence, one region includes:
- the HACD1 gene encoding very-long-chain (3R)-3-hydroxyacyl-CoA dehydratase 1 → MASSEEDGTNGGASEAGEEKEATGKRRRLGLLATVWLTSYNIILPDFLSHLIGTYIPAFPSVCAEEEWKCPEEKHKPPSSSVDLVDHVHRIQSVVPLWGIFKTICPFYEYSLIKKLKPYNNVIIHKPMWLVLAIAMVRFYMEKGTHKGLYKSIQKTLKFFQTFALLEIVHCLIGIVPTSVIVAGVQVSSRIFMVWLITHSIKPIQNEESVVLFLVVWTVTEITRYSFYTFSLLDHLPYFIKWARYNFFIILYPVGVVGELLTIYAALPYVKKTGMFSIRLPNKYNVSFDYYYFLLITMASYIPLFPQLYFYMLRQRRKVLHGEVIVEKED, encoded by the exons ATGGCGTCCAGCGAGGAGGACGGCACCAACGGCGGCGCCTCGGAAGCGGGCGAGGAGAAGGAGGCCACCGGCAAGAGGAGGCGCCTCGGCTTGTTGGCCACTGTCTGGCTCACCTCCTACAACATC ATTTTACCTGACTTCTTGTCACACCTCATAGGAACGTACATCCCTGCTTTCCCCTCAGTGTGTGCTGAGGAGGAGTGGAAGTGCCCAGAGGAGAAGCACAAGCCTCCATCTTCTTCCGTTGACCTTGTTGACCATGTTCATCGTATTCAATCAGTAGTTCCTTTGTGGGGAATCTTTAAAACCATTTGTCCTTTTTATGagtattctttaattaaaaagttaaagccATATAATAATGTTATCATTCATAAACCCAT gtGGTTGGTTTTAGCTATTGCCATGGTACGTTTTTATATGGAAAAAGGAACACACAAAGGTTTATATAAAAGTATTCAGAAGACACTTAAATTTTTCCAGACATTTGCCTTGCTTGAG ATAGTCCACTGTTTAATTG gaATTGTACCTACTTCTGTGATTGTGGCTGGGGTCCAAGTGAGTTCAAGAATCTTTATGGTGTGGCTCATTACTCACAGTATAAAACCA ATCCAGAATGAGGAGAGCGTGGTGCTTTTTCTGGTCGTGTGGACTGTGACAGAGATCACTCGCTATTCCTTCTACACATTCAGTCTTCTCGACCACTTGCCATACTTCATTAAATGGGCCAG atataatttttttatcatcTTATATCCCGTCGGAGTTGTTGGTGAACTTCTTACAATATATGCTGCCTTACCATATGTGAAGAAGACGGGCATGTTTTCGATAAGACTTCCTAATAAATACAATGTCTCTTTTGACTActactattttcttcttataaCCATGGCCTCATATATACCAT